The following proteins are co-located in the Shouchella hunanensis genome:
- the ilvB gene encoding biosynthetic-type acetolactate synthase large subunit, with protein MLHASEQAEEQNKATKETNEPCTGAEILLRSLVKEQVDVIFGYPGGAILPTYDEIYKLGINHILARHEQGAIHAAEGYARVTGKPGVCIVTSGPGATNVVTGIADAMIDSLPLVVITGQVGTKVIGTDAFQEADMLGITMPITKHNYQIRSIEELSQTVKEAFHIAQSGRPGPVLIDLPKDISQQMGVFTYDKPVYLPGYQPNARPNKQQIRKVLESFREAKKPVLLAGAGVLHAKASEELTSFVEQTKIPLVSTLLGLGSYPGNNENHLGMGGMHGTYAANMALHEADFLLNIGSRFDDRLTGVLEHFAPNAKIAHIDIDPAEIGKNIPAEIPVVGDAKAALTLLLEGDIRPLEQHDQWRERTQRWKKEFPLWYKLDKEVIKPQELIERLYEHTDGEAVVTTDVGQHQMWAAQYFSFNKPNRWITSGGLGTMGFGFPAAIGAQIAEPELPVIAITGDAGFQMTLQEMSILQELQLPVKIVIVNNASLGMVRQWQQLFHGERYSHSLFPVQPNFSKLAEAYDIKAIKVEKRSKLSEAIKETFDHQGPVLLEVCVAKEENVYPMICPGQGHHCMEGVEPL; from the coding sequence ATGCTACATGCGAGTGAACAAGCGGAAGAACAGAACAAAGCAACCAAAGAAACGAATGAGCCTTGTACTGGAGCTGAGATTTTATTACGGTCCTTAGTAAAGGAACAAGTAGATGTAATATTTGGTTACCCAGGGGGGGCTATTCTTCCAACGTATGACGAAATTTATAAGCTCGGTATCAATCACATTTTAGCAAGACATGAACAAGGTGCGATTCATGCAGCGGAAGGGTATGCAAGGGTAACAGGGAAGCCTGGTGTATGTATTGTCACTTCAGGACCTGGAGCAACAAATGTAGTCACTGGAATTGCGGATGCAATGATTGACTCACTTCCTCTTGTTGTCATTACAGGTCAAGTTGGAACAAAAGTAATCGGAACAGATGCTTTTCAAGAAGCGGATATGCTCGGTATAACAATGCCAATTACAAAGCATAATTACCAAATCCGCTCCATTGAAGAATTGTCCCAAACGGTTAAAGAAGCGTTTCACATTGCTCAAAGTGGTCGACCGGGACCAGTACTTATTGACTTACCAAAAGATATATCGCAGCAAATGGGGGTTTTTACGTACGACAAGCCGGTTTACTTACCAGGGTATCAACCGAATGCAAGACCGAATAAGCAGCAAATTCGAAAGGTTCTGGAATCATTTCGAGAAGCGAAAAAACCAGTTCTACTTGCTGGAGCTGGGGTACTTCACGCAAAAGCGTCTGAAGAGCTGACTTCTTTTGTGGAACAAACAAAAATTCCTCTTGTATCAACGTTGCTTGGATTAGGTTCTTACCCGGGAAATAATGAAAATCATCTTGGAATGGGAGGCATGCACGGCACCTATGCAGCAAACATGGCCTTGCATGAAGCAGACTTTCTTTTGAATATTGGTTCTCGCTTTGATGATCGTTTAACAGGTGTATTGGAACATTTTGCGCCAAATGCAAAAATTGCACATATTGATATCGATCCAGCTGAAATTGGAAAAAACATTCCTGCTGAAATTCCAGTGGTTGGCGATGCAAAAGCTGCTTTAACACTTTTATTAGAAGGGGATATTCGTCCACTTGAACAACATGATCAATGGCGAGAGCGAACACAGCGTTGGAAAAAGGAGTTTCCATTATGGTATAAACTCGACAAAGAAGTCATTAAACCACAAGAATTAATAGAACGACTTTATGAGCATACAGACGGTGAAGCTGTTGTCACGACAGATGTAGGACAGCATCAAATGTGGGCAGCCCAATATTTCTCCTTCAACAAACCGAATCGTTGGATTACAAGTGGGGGGCTTGGCACCATGGGATTTGGATTCCCTGCAGCAATTGGTGCACAAATTGCTGAGCCTGAACTTCCAGTTATCGCGATTACTGGTGATGCAGGATTTCAGATGACCTTGCAGGAGATGTCCATTTTACAAGAACTACAGCTGCCAGTGAAAATTGTCATTGTAAATAACGCTTCACTCGGAATGGTCCGGCAATGGCAGCAATTATTTCATGGTGAACGTTATTCACACTCGTTGTTTCCGGTTCAGCCGAACTTCTCTAAATTGGCAGAAGCTTATGATATTAAAGCTATTAAGGTTGAAAAACGGTCGAAGTTATCAGAAGCAATTAAAGAAACTTTTGATCATCAAGGTCCAGTATTGCTGGAAGTTTGTGTAGCAAAAGAAGAAAATGTCTATCCCATGATTTGTCCAGGTCAAGGCCATCACTGTATGGAAGGGGTTGAGCCATTGTGA
- the ilvD gene encoding dihydroxy-acid dehydratase, whose amino-acid sequence MRSDMIKKGIDRAPHRSLLRAAGVSEEDMDKPFIGVCNSYIDIIPGHMHLNKFAEVAKQAIIDAGGIPFEFNTIGVDDGIAMGHIGMRYSLPSREIICDAAETVINAHWFDGVFYIPNCDKITPGMLMASVRTNVPSVFVSGGPMEAGRTKDGQSLSLVSVFEGVGAFASGKMTREELLEIEQQACPTCGSCSGMFTANSMNSLMEMLGLALPGNGTLVATSQARHDLIKDAAKHLMNLIEKDIRPRDIVTEETIDDAFALDMAMGGSTNTVLHTLAIANEAEIEYDLTRINEVAERVPYLCKISPASDYSMDDVHKAGGVASIIKELIHMGAIKGDRLTITGKSLYETVAHAEITNTDVIRTKETAYSPVGGLSILYGNIAPDGAVIKVGAVDPSIRIFDGEAICFNSQEEAQEQINKGKVREGHVVVIRYEGPKGGPGMPEMLAPTSAIQGRGLGTKVALMTDGRFSGASRGISIGHISPEAAEGGPIAFVEDGDRITINLIDRTIDWDISEEDLARRREGWVEPEPKVKKGYLARYSKLVTSANTGGIMKI is encoded by the coding sequence GTGAGAAGCGACATGATCAAGAAAGGAATTGATCGCGCACCTCATAGGAGTCTTCTTCGTGCAGCAGGTGTAAGTGAGGAAGATATGGATAAACCGTTCATCGGTGTTTGTAATTCATATATTGATATCATTCCTGGGCACATGCATCTAAATAAGTTTGCAGAAGTAGCGAAGCAAGCGATTATTGATGCCGGAGGGATTCCGTTTGAATTCAATACAATAGGTGTAGATGATGGAATCGCAATGGGGCATATTGGGATGAGGTATTCACTCCCAAGTCGAGAAATTATTTGCGACGCAGCGGAAACGGTAATTAACGCACATTGGTTTGATGGTGTTTTCTATATTCCAAATTGCGACAAAATAACGCCTGGCATGTTAATGGCATCGGTACGGACGAATGTCCCTTCCGTTTTTGTCTCTGGTGGCCCGATGGAGGCCGGAAGAACAAAGGATGGGCAAAGCTTATCTCTCGTTTCCGTATTTGAAGGCGTAGGCGCATTTGCGTCAGGAAAAATGACAAGAGAAGAATTACTTGAAATTGAACAACAAGCTTGTCCGACTTGTGGCTCTTGTTCTGGAATGTTTACCGCTAATTCCATGAACTCACTAATGGAAATGCTAGGTCTTGCGTTACCAGGAAATGGTACACTTGTTGCCACATCACAAGCGAGACATGATTTAATAAAAGATGCAGCAAAGCATCTCATGAATTTAATTGAAAAAGATATTCGACCACGAGATATTGTCACAGAAGAAACAATTGATGATGCATTCGCACTTGATATGGCAATGGGTGGCTCGACTAATACAGTGTTACACACATTAGCGATTGCAAATGAAGCAGAAATAGAATATGACTTAACTCGAATTAATGAAGTGGCGGAAAGAGTTCCGTATTTGTGTAAAATAAGTCCTGCTTCAGATTATTCAATGGATGATGTGCATAAGGCTGGTGGCGTCGCTTCGATAATTAAAGAATTAATTCACATGGGAGCTATTAAAGGAGATCGACTGACGATAACAGGGAAGTCTCTTTATGAAACAGTGGCTCATGCTGAAATTACGAATACTGATGTCATTCGAACAAAAGAAACGGCATATAGTCCTGTAGGTGGCTTATCGATTCTTTATGGTAATATCGCTCCTGATGGTGCTGTTATTAAAGTAGGAGCCGTTGATCCATCGATTCGAATTTTTGACGGCGAAGCCATTTGCTTCAACTCTCAAGAAGAAGCTCAAGAGCAAATTAACAAAGGGAAAGTACGTGAAGGCCACGTTGTCGTCATTCGTTACGAAGGCCCTAAAGGTGGACCGGGGATGCCGGAAATGCTTGCACCAACTTCAGCGATCCAAGGAAGAGGATTAGGTACAAAAGTCGCTTTAATGACAGATGGCCGTTTTTCAGGTGCTTCAAGAGGCATTTCAATTGGACACATCTCACCAGAAGCTGCTGAAGGTGGACCGATTGCCTTTGTAGAAGATGGAGACCGAATCACAATTAATTTAATTGATCGTACAATTGATTGGGATATTTCTGAAGAAGATTTAGCCCGAAGACGAGAAGGCTGGGTAGAGCCAGAACCGAAAGTGAAAAAAGGTTACCTCGCCCGCTATTCAAAGCTTGTGACATCCGCAAATACTGGCGGTATTATGAAAATTTAA
- a CDS encoding CatB-related O-acetyltransferase: protein MLFLKDHPNLQGFEIGAFSYGSTLEIVHLVPNVTLKIGNYCSFAAGVHILLGADHQVDWITTYPFNVFYPTISTTTEHPTSKGDIIVGNDVWVASGAVLLSGITIGDGAIIAANAVVSKDVSPYCIVAGNPAKPIKYRFTEEQREQLLQIKWWDWPVDEVIQLSPVLQSGDIDQLVAYAKQRST, encoded by the coding sequence ATGCTGTTTTTAAAAGATCATCCAAACTTACAAGGATTTGAGATTGGGGCATTCTCGTACGGATCAACACTTGAAATTGTACATTTAGTTCCAAATGTGACATTAAAAATCGGAAATTATTGTTCATTTGCGGCAGGTGTACACATTCTTTTAGGTGCGGACCATCAAGTTGACTGGATTACCACTTACCCATTTAACGTTTTCTATCCTACTATATCAACAACAACTGAACACCCAACGAGTAAAGGTGATATTATTGTCGGTAATGATGTCTGGGTGGCAAGTGGTGCGGTCCTTTTATCAGGCATTACGATCGGTGATGGAGCCATTATCGCTGCCAATGCCGTTGTTAGCAAAGACGTTTCACCCTACTGCATTGTAGCAGGCAACCCGGCTAAACCGATTAAATACAGGTTTACAGAGGAACAACGAGAGCAGCTCTTACAAATAAAATGGTGGGATTGGCCAGTGGATGAAGTCATCCAACTATCGCCTGTTTTACAATCTGGCGATATCGACCAATTAGTCGCTTATGCAAAACAGCGATCGACGTAA
- a CDS encoding glycosyltransferase, protein MTKRLKWEKSSKFAIRLNDGLLMAAQYDLTWSEEAITGWHFYDTAQPLLYAAKGFDVGVAHQPSPWVIHYCGDSTMKGYYEALPAFQQWRKQLKQTLQ, encoded by the coding sequence GTGACTAAAAGGTTAAAGTGGGAAAAATCATCGAAGTTCGCGATACGTTTAAACGATGGCCTTTTAATGGCGGCACAATATGACCTAACTTGGTCAGAGGAAGCCATTACAGGTTGGCATTTTTATGACACTGCCCAACCTTTGCTCTATGCAGCAAAGGGATTTGATGTAGGTGTAGCACACCAGCCAAGTCCATGGGTCATTCACTATTGCGGCGACTCTACGATGAAAGGCTATTATGAAGCGTTACCGGCTTTTCAGCAATGGCGCAAACAGTTAAAGCAAACGTTACAGTAG
- a CDS encoding metallophosphoesterase family protein, which produces MKILVLSDTHGWEEELVSFLNPLRSQVDLILHAGDSELPVDAAVLMDVKTVAGNCDVFAAFPSEETFDLVGHRIQLTHGHHEGVKSSLGELVRKAQDNAASIAIYGHTHIPKVQRFDNVITINPGSLRLPKGSFEGSYCLIELSEDTVSVDYYTIDGKAIEELQARFTSR; this is translated from the coding sequence ATGAAGATTCTTGTTTTAAGCGATACACATGGGTGGGAAGAAGAACTAGTCTCCTTTTTAAACCCTCTCAGAAGTCAAGTTGACCTCATTCTTCATGCCGGAGATTCCGAATTACCGGTTGATGCGGCTGTACTCATGGATGTTAAAACGGTAGCAGGAAATTGTGATGTATTCGCTGCTTTTCCCTCAGAAGAGACATTTGATTTAGTAGGACATCGCATTCAATTAACCCATGGGCATCATGAGGGTGTAAAGAGTTCCTTAGGAGAGCTTGTGCGTAAAGCGCAGGACAATGCAGCATCCATTGCGATCTATGGACATACCCACATTCCGAAAGTACAGAGATTCGATAACGTGATTACAATTAATCCTGGGAGCCTTCGATTACCTAAAGGTTCGTTTGAAGGATCGTACTGCCTTATTGAATTGTCCGAAGACACAGTGAGCGTTGATTACTACACAATTGACGGTAAAGCCATTGAAGAGTTACAAGCTCGTTTTACTTCCCGCTAA
- a CDS encoding XTP/dITP diphosphatase, which translates to MKELLIATSNKGKVEDFKKLFQGMYEVKSLLDYPHIPDIIEDGQTFQDNAQKKAEVLSTALNETVVADDSGLVIDALNGRPGVFSARYAGEEKNDQANIEKVLEDLRGVAEQDRTARFVCTIALASPNKETIFFEGQCEGFISHEQVGEHGFGYDPIFYVGQTAKTMAQLTLEEKNEISHRARAIEQLKDYLLGE; encoded by the coding sequence ATGAAAGAACTACTAATCGCAACGTCGAATAAAGGGAAAGTAGAAGATTTTAAAAAACTATTTCAGGGTATGTATGAAGTAAAGTCTCTTTTAGATTACCCCCACATTCCTGACATTATTGAGGATGGCCAAACATTTCAAGATAATGCGCAAAAGAAAGCGGAGGTTCTTTCAACTGCGCTAAACGAAACGGTTGTTGCTGATGACTCTGGGTTAGTCATCGATGCTTTAAATGGAAGACCAGGGGTATTTTCAGCTCGTTATGCAGGCGAAGAGAAAAATGATCAAGCTAATATCGAAAAAGTACTTGAAGATTTAAGAGGAGTTGCTGAACAAGACCGAACAGCCCGATTTGTATGTACCATTGCCCTAGCTAGCCCGAATAAGGAAACCATTTTCTTTGAAGGACAGTGCGAAGGCTTTATTTCCCATGAACAAGTGGGAGAGCATGGATTTGGCTACGATCCTATTTTTTATGTTGGTCAAACCGCTAAAACGATGGCACAGTTGACTTTAGAGGAAAAAAATGAAATTAGCCATCGCGCAAGAGCCATTGAACAGCTAAAAGATTATTTGTTAGGAGAATAA
- the rph gene encoding ribonuclease PH: MRHNGRNHNQIRPVEIVPNFTKHAEGSVLITVGETKVICTATIENKVPPFLRGQKKGWLTAEYAMLPRATEQRTIREAAKGKLSGRTMEIQRLIGRCLRAVVDLDKLGEKTIWIDCDVIQADGGTRTAAITGAFVAMVLALQKTEGVEKRFVKDYLAAVSVGIVEGKGALCDLDYSEDSTADVDMNVVQTGAGAFVEIQGSGEEAVFSRVQLNELLDLAEAGIKQLIEAQKAIIGELT, encoded by the coding sequence ATGAGACATAATGGCAGAAATCATAATCAAATTCGACCAGTCGAGATTGTGCCGAATTTTACAAAGCACGCGGAAGGGTCAGTACTGATCACAGTTGGTGAGACAAAGGTGATTTGTACAGCGACGATCGAAAATAAAGTGCCGCCTTTTTTACGAGGACAAAAAAAAGGCTGGCTTACAGCTGAATATGCCATGTTACCAAGAGCGACTGAGCAACGAACGATCCGAGAAGCTGCTAAAGGAAAGCTTAGTGGACGAACAATGGAAATTCAGCGATTAATTGGAAGATGTTTGCGAGCAGTTGTGGATCTGGACAAGCTTGGTGAGAAAACAATCTGGATTGATTGTGATGTTATTCAAGCGGATGGTGGTACACGTACAGCGGCGATAACGGGTGCATTTGTTGCGATGGTACTTGCCTTACAAAAGACAGAAGGCGTCGAAAAGCGTTTCGTTAAAGATTATCTTGCTGCTGTGTCTGTTGGTATAGTAGAAGGCAAAGGGGCTTTGTGTGATTTAGATTACAGTGAAGATTCTACAGCGGATGTTGACATGAACGTTGTGCAAACAGGTGCTGGAGCATTCGTTGAGATACAAGGCAGTGGTGAGGAAGCGGTCTTTAGTAGAGTGCAATTAAATGAGTTGTTAGATCTCGCAGAAGCAGGCATTAAACAGCTTATAGAAGCACAGAAAGCCATAATAGGTGAGCTTACTTAG